GGACAGAGCAAATAAACCAATCAGTACAGGAATGACGTTGATACCGCTATATAGATCCATGACGCCAAAAGTAAACCTAGGGACGCTACTAATTGGGTCTAAACCGACCGTTGAAATGAGAAGTCCAATCGCACCAGCGAGCAGGCCTTTGAGAATATTTTGAGCTGATACGCTAGCAATGATGGTTAAGCCAAACACAGCCAATGCAAAATATTCAGGTGCGTTAAATCTCAGAGCGAAGTCTGCTAAAAGCGGTGAGATACCGATGAGAACTATGGTACTGATTAAGCCACCAGTAAATGAAGCCACAGCAGAGATACTTAACGCACGAGCCGCTTGCCCCTTAGCAGCGAGAGTATGCCCATCTAGAACGGTTGCTGCAGATGCTGGCGTACCTGGAGTTTTTAGCAAAATAGCTGCAATAGAGCCGCCGTATATTCCGCCAATATAAACACCGATTAGCATCACGAGTGCGGCGGTTGGCTCCATTCCAAAGGTAAAAGGCAGCAAGATGGCCACACCCATAGTGGCTGTTAAGCCAGGTAGGGCACCGAGAATAATTCCTCCAAGAACACCAAACACAAGAACAGGGAGAACAGAGAAACTAAATGCGACCGCTAGGCCATTGACTAAATGTTCAAACATAGCGGTCCCTTAATATAATAAGCCTTCTGGTAAAGCGATGATAAACACCTCACCAAACAGATAGTAAATTCCATAAACGAATGCCCACGCGACGGCATAGTAGAGCGGCTTTTTAACCTTAAATATGATGAGGTAGATGGTGAATGCGATAAATGACGCAATGAGATATCCAACTGCATGGATTAATAGAGCGTAGCCACCTAAAAACGCGAGACCAAACACCGATAATTTAGTGAAAATTGGCAGCTCTTCTTTAGCGAGCTTCTTTTGCATGACATGTTGGATGATCAGTAAACCGGATAGAAGAATGATGGCGATGGCGACAACGCTAGGAAAAAATTTGGCATCTACACTCGCGTCTTGAAAGCGAGGCTCTGCAAACTGACTTATGAAATAAAGGCTTAGAGCACCAAAGATGATCATAAGCGAAGGGAAAATAACATGACGACTTTTCATAGACTCACCTCAACTGCGTGAGAGATGCGGGGGAGAGAAGCGCCCCCGCAGGTAATACATACTAGATAATTGAATTAGTTAATAAGTTGACCCAGTGCTTTCGTATCTTGCTCGACGAACGAGGTAAACTCTTCGGCATTTAGGTTATGGATTGTCATGGCACCTTTTTCCATGAACTCGATAAACTCAGGCGATGCCATAGCTTGGTCGAATGCTTTGCCAAGTGTTTCGATAACTTCATCTGGCGTATTTTTAGGAGCGCCAATACCACGCCATG
This window of the Vibrio maritimus genome carries:
- a CDS encoding tripartite tricarboxylate transporter TctB family protein; the protein is MKSRHVIFPSLMIIFGALSLYFISQFAEPRFQDASVDAKFFPSVVAIAIILLSGLLIIQHVMQKKLAKEELPIFTKLSVFGLAFLGGYALLIHAVGYLIASFIAFTIYLIIFKVKKPLYYAVAWAFVYGIYYLFGEVFIIALPEGLLY